Proteins encoded by one window of Ulvibacter sp. MAR_2010_11:
- a CDS encoding HEAT repeat domain-containing protein has protein sequence MGVGRIYNGEPSLRESLVEVILKLLSEANEHVRQTVVNAAGEIGKFQFEVVSAIFDVALFDSHHKVRNAVIGSLKKMSQKNPKPTLAWAKQFLTHPDKEIRRQVCHGIELRGRTHPQDILPLLEVLQDDETKLVRDTLVHVLGQIAYKKGCLPKVISALNTWKNKDLVSDAMLEIIDVHSEQRYAKFSALTQDEVMDYISENLTA, from the coding sequence TTGGGTGTTGGCAGAATTTATAACGGGGAACCTTCGCTTAGAGAATCCCTTGTAGAAGTTATACTGAAATTACTATCGGAAGCTAATGAGCATGTGCGGCAAACTGTGGTGAATGCAGCAGGTGAAATTGGCAAATTTCAATTTGAAGTTGTTTCAGCAATTTTTGACGTAGCCTTATTCGATTCACATCACAAGGTGCGAAATGCAGTAATTGGTTCGCTGAAGAAAATGAGTCAGAAAAACCCGAAGCCCACTCTGGCTTGGGCCAAACAATTTTTAACACATCCCGACAAAGAAATAAGACGGCAAGTGTGTCATGGTATCGAACTGCGTGGGAGAACGCATCCTCAGGATATTTTACCACTGTTGGAAGTGTTACAAGATGATGAAACCAAACTCGTACGAGACACATTAGTGCATGTTTTGGGGCAAATTGCTTATAAAAAAGGGTGTCTGCCAAAGGTTATTTCGGCTCTAAATACCTGGAAGAATAAAGACTTGGTGAGCGATGCCATGCTTGAAATTATCGACGTCCACAGTGAACAACGATATGCAAAGTTCTCGGCACTTACACAAGATGAAGTAATGGATTATATTTCGGAAAATCTTACAGCATAA
- a CDS encoding fasciclin domain-containing protein — MKFKAIIMSLAAIVMVFTACDDSKKKDAEAATLAEAQKMEMEAQLKAEEDAKMAKMEFENNTIAALAMGNENFSGLVHHLQAADLAETFKGEGEYTVFAPTNEAFNKVPKATMDNLMKPENKETLQGLLKYHVVSGEWKAADLVKAINDNNNKYTVTTLQGDNLTLSLKDGKVQIKDSKGAIATVVTADIDASNGVIHTIDKVVMPKQ; from the coding sequence ATGAAATTTAAAGCAATTATCATGTCATTAGCAGCAATAGTAATGGTCTTTACTGCCTGCGACGATAGTAAAAAGAAAGATGCTGAAGCCGCAACATTGGCTGAAGCTCAAAAAATGGAAATGGAAGCCCAATTGAAAGCCGAAGAGGATGCTAAAATGGCAAAAATGGAATTTGAAAATAATACCATTGCAGCCTTGGCCATGGGAAATGAAAATTTCTCAGGACTAGTGCACCACTTGCAGGCAGCAGATTTAGCCGAAACCTTTAAAGGAGAAGGAGAATATACTGTATTCGCACCCACAAATGAAGCTTTCAACAAAGTACCTAAAGCGACTATGGACAATTTAATGAAGCCTGAAAACAAAGAAACATTGCAGGGATTATTAAAATATCACGTAGTTTCCGGGGAGTGGAAAGCTGCCGATCTTGTAAAGGCTATTAACGATAACAACAACAAATACACTGTTACTACATTACAAGGTGATAACTTAACGTTGTCTCTAAAAGATGGTAAGGTGCAAATAAAAGATTCCAAAGGTGCAATTGCAACCGTTGTTACCGCTGATATAGATGCGTCTAACGGTGTAATTCACACAATTGATAAGGTAGTAATGCCTAAACAATAA